In Verrucomicrobiia bacterium, one genomic interval encodes:
- a CDS encoding MFS transporter: MAPLYWFSVFNALSFQPVLGSPMVLYAKSLGASATVLGILAGMMPILVIAQLPAARFVNRVGYRRFLVAGWSLRVGMIFLMALVPLTSTFLDATTRLVLMLVLLLVFNISRGVASAAWLPWVTELVPVALRGRHFARDQVCMNGASVLTFAFCGFVLGADGGPIRFTAVFLFAAVTGAVSLRHLRRIPDVPPPAEPGDGSGNVPWRTLAAHPPFRKLLRVNVAWSIAFGGLTTFIVAFLKTGAGIPEDRILYLMSLSFIGGVLSPWLAGHRLDRLGSKPLLAFSMVLGFVIGAGWWLAAGGAIAPTAALTVPLMMLFGLVNALFTAANNRLAMEIVPRLGRNHFFALFMVVWQLALGISPVGWGLLLDAIGPWQASVLGFIWTRYTVFFALVAAAFSAAFWLCQRLEEPRAAEVQHLFRELLVDEPRRWWTSVTGR, encoded by the coding sequence TTGGCGCCGCTCTACTGGTTTTCGGTGTTCAATGCCCTGTCGTTCCAGCCCGTGCTGGGAAGCCCGATGGTGTTGTATGCCAAGTCGCTGGGAGCCAGCGCCACCGTTCTCGGCATCCTCGCCGGCATGATGCCGATCCTGGTCATCGCGCAACTGCCGGCGGCCCGTTTCGTGAACCGGGTGGGGTATCGGCGCTTCCTCGTGGCCGGCTGGTCGCTGCGCGTGGGCATGATCTTTCTGATGGCCCTGGTGCCTCTCACCAGCACGTTTCTGGACGCCACAACCCGCCTCGTCCTGATGCTGGTGCTTCTGCTGGTGTTCAACATCTCGCGGGGCGTGGCCAGCGCCGCCTGGCTCCCGTGGGTGACCGAATTGGTCCCCGTGGCGCTGCGCGGACGCCATTTCGCGCGCGATCAAGTCTGCATGAACGGGGCCAGCGTCCTCACCTTTGCCTTTTGCGGTTTCGTTCTCGGTGCCGATGGGGGTCCGATCCGGTTCACGGCGGTGTTTCTGTTCGCAGCAGTGACCGGCGCCGTCAGCCTGCGCCACCTGCGAAGGATTCCGGATGTGCCGCCCCCCGCGGAACCGGGCGATGGCAGTGGAAACGTTCCCTGGCGCACCCTGGCCGCGCACCCACCGTTCCGGAAACTGCTGCGGGTCAACGTCGCCTGGTCCATTGCATTCGGAGGATTGACCACCTTCATTGTCGCCTTCCTCAAGACCGGTGCGGGCATTCCCGAGGATCGCATCCTGTACCTCATGTCGCTTTCGTTCATTGGGGGCGTGCTGTCGCCCTGGCTGGCCGGGCACCGCCTTGACCGCCTGGGCAGCAAACCCCTGCTGGCATTCTCCATGGTCCTGGGATTTGTGATCGGTGCGGGATGGTGGCTGGCCGCCGGAGGCGCCATCGCCCCGACGGCTGCGTTGACCGTGCCGCTGATGATGCTGTTTGGCCTGGTGAACGCCCTGTTCACCGCCGCCAACAACCGCCTGGCCATGGAGATTGTTCCCCGGCTTGGACGGAACCACTTCTTTGCGTTGTTCATGGTGGTGTGGCAGCTGGCGCTGGGCATTTCACCAGTGGGTTGGGGATTGCTGCTGGATGCGATCGGGCCGTGGCAGGCCTCGGTGCTTGGGTTCATTTGGACGCGCTACACGGTCTTTTTTGCGCTGGTGGCCGCGGCGTTTTCGGCGGCGTTCTGGCTTTGCCAGCGGCTGGAGGAACCGCGGGCTGCGGAGGTCCAGCATCTGTTTCGGGAGCTGCTGGTGGACGAGCCCCGCCGGTGGTGGACCTCCGTCACCGGGCGCTGA
- the trpE gene encoding anthranilate synthase component I, whose amino-acid sequence MDSPTLPEFLRLAEQGNLIPVTRRLLADFETPLSAYWKLRGQGESFLFESVEGGEHLGRYSFVGCNPRAIIRQSGGQVEIRENGRPAERMEVSLRPSGTQVRDGLEVVQRVLGRYRPVPRGGLPRFTGGAVGFLGYEFIHDVEPIVPRPTRDELGTPTLYFLIADELLIFDRVAQTLTVLVNAVIEPGQQPEEAYEEAVEEIGRIVELLDQPVSHHPVELPDEVPAAPFVSNTSRETFHANVRRAQEYIVAGDIIQVVGSQRFTAPFDASPFDLYRAARTINPSPYMFLLELDGFSLVGASPELHVRCVDRHVEIRPIAGTRPRGRTPEEDTANAAELLADPKECAEHVMLVDLARNDIGRVCEYGSVRVRDLMVIERYSHVMHIVSQVEGTLSADRNAFDLMRTTFPAGTLSGAPKIRAMQLISEMEGTTRGPYGGCVGYFGFNGNSDHCITIRTALVKDGMAHVQAGGGWVTDSTPEGEFQETINKSKAMLKAVAMAGAFAGRNGPGRPPR is encoded by the coding sequence ATGGATTCACCAACCCTGCCGGAGTTCTTACGCCTCGCGGAACAGGGCAACCTCATTCCTGTGACGCGGCGGCTGCTTGCCGATTTCGAAACGCCGCTGTCGGCGTACTGGAAGCTTCGCGGTCAGGGGGAGTCCTTCTTGTTCGAGTCGGTCGAGGGCGGTGAACACCTTGGACGCTACTCGTTCGTCGGCTGCAACCCGCGGGCCATCATCCGCCAATCCGGCGGCCAGGTCGAAATCCGGGAAAACGGCCGCCCCGCAGAGCGTATGGAAGTTTCCCTTCGGCCTTCGGGGACCCAGGTGCGCGACGGTCTGGAGGTGGTCCAGCGGGTGCTCGGCCGCTACCGACCGGTGCCGCGCGGCGGCCTGCCCCGGTTCACGGGTGGCGCCGTGGGTTTCCTCGGTTACGAGTTCATCCACGATGTGGAGCCCATTGTGCCCCGACCGACCCGGGACGAACTGGGAACACCGACGCTCTACTTCCTGATCGCCGACGAGCTGTTGATCTTTGACCGGGTGGCCCAGACCCTGACGGTTCTGGTCAATGCGGTGATCGAACCCGGACAACAGCCGGAAGAGGCCTACGAGGAGGCGGTTGAGGAGATCGGGCGCATCGTTGAACTCCTGGATCAACCCGTGTCGCATCATCCGGTGGAGCTGCCGGACGAGGTGCCGGCGGCCCCCTTTGTCTCGAACACGTCCCGGGAGACGTTCCATGCGAACGTGCGCCGCGCGCAGGAATACATCGTGGCCGGCGACATCATCCAGGTGGTCGGCTCCCAGCGCTTCACCGCGCCGTTCGATGCCTCGCCCTTTGACCTCTACCGCGCGGCGCGCACCATCAATCCGTCGCCATACATGTTCCTGCTGGAACTCGACGGCTTTTCCCTGGTGGGTGCGTCACCCGAGCTGCACGTCCGGTGCGTGGACCGCCACGTGGAGATCCGGCCCATCGCCGGAACCCGCCCACGGGGTCGGACCCCTGAAGAGGACACCGCGAACGCCGCGGAGCTGCTGGCGGATCCCAAGGAGTGCGCCGAGCACGTGATGCTGGTGGACCTCGCACGCAACGACATTGGCCGCGTCTGCGAGTACGGCAGTGTCCGGGTTCGGGACCTCATGGTCATCGAGCGGTACAGCCACGTGATGCACATCGTCTCCCAAGTGGAGGGCACGTTGAGCGCCGACCGCAACGCATTCGACCTGATGCGAACGACGTTCCCCGCGGGCACGCTGAGCGGCGCGCCCAAGATCCGCGCGATGCAGTTGATCTCCGAAATGGAGGGGACCACCCGCGGGCCCTACGGGGGCTGCGTGGGCTATTTCGGATTCAACGGCAATTCTGACCACTGCATCACGATCCGCACCGCCCTGGTGAAGGACGGCATGGCGCACGTCCAGGCGGGTGGCGGCTGGGTGACGGACTCCACTCCGGAGGGCGAATTCCAGGAGACCATCAACAAGTCCAAGGCCATGCTGAAGGCGGTGGCCATGGCGGGCGCCTTTGCCGGTCGCAATGGTCCCGGGCGTCCGCCCCGATAA
- the purM gene encoding phosphoribosylformylglycinamidine cyclo-ligase, which translates to MKQKAYAAAGVDIDLGNRVKRTLPELLASTHRRGVLGTVGGFGGLFALDVRKYREPVLVSSVDGVGTKLKLAFALDRHDTIGEDLVNHCVNDIAVLGAEPLFFLDYLGTGLLKPRVFQQILRGFVRGCTANGCALIGGETAQMPGFYQPGEYDLSGTIVGVVEKSRLVNGPRNVRRGDLVLGIASSGLHTNGYSLARKILFEQLGLNPASRVPGVRGSLGAELLRVHVTYGPLVQSLLRRFNRAGASPGIRALAHITGGGFVDNIPRTLPGHCDVEILKDSWERSALFRFLEARSGVPQAELYQVFNMGIGMTVTVAPDAADAVLGAIRRAGHAAWPIGRVIPGSGRCQLR; encoded by the coding sequence ATGAAGCAAAAAGCCTACGCAGCCGCAGGCGTGGACATTGACCTCGGCAACCGGGTGAAGCGCACGCTCCCCGAGCTGCTGGCCTCAACGCACCGGCGGGGAGTTCTGGGAACGGTCGGCGGTTTTGGTGGGCTGTTCGCGCTTGATGTCCGCAAGTACCGGGAGCCGGTCCTGGTGTCATCCGTGGACGGTGTCGGGACCAAGCTGAAGCTCGCTTTCGCGCTCGACCGTCACGACACGATCGGCGAGGACCTCGTCAACCACTGCGTCAACGACATTGCCGTCCTGGGTGCTGAGCCGCTTTTTTTCCTGGACTACCTGGGCACCGGGCTCCTGAAGCCCCGGGTGTTCCAGCAGATCCTTCGCGGCTTTGTCCGCGGCTGCACCGCCAACGGCTGTGCGCTGATCGGCGGCGAGACGGCTCAGATGCCCGGGTTCTATCAGCCCGGAGAGTACGACTTGAGCGGCACCATCGTCGGGGTGGTCGAGAAATCCCGTCTCGTGAACGGGCCACGGAACGTGCGCCGTGGGGATCTCGTGCTCGGCATCGCGTCCAGCGGACTGCACACCAACGGGTACTCCCTCGCCCGAAAAATCCTCTTCGAGCAACTTGGGCTGAACCCCGCGAGCCGGGTGCCAGGAGTTCGCGGATCCCTCGGCGCGGAACTCCTGCGGGTCCACGTCACTTATGGGCCGCTGGTCCAATCCCTCCTGCGCCGGTTCAACCGCGCCGGTGCGTCCCCGGGAATCCGGGCCCTGGCTCATATCACCGGAGGCGGGTTTGTGGACAACATTCCACGCACGCTGCCGGGACATTGCGATGTGGAGATCCTCAAGGATTCCTGGGAACGATCGGCCCTCTTCCGATTTCTGGAGGCCCGCAGCGGCGTTCCCCAGGCGGAGCTGTATCAGGTGTTCAACATGGGCATCGGCATGACGGTCACCGTCGCGCCCGACGCCGCCGACGCCGTCCTCGGCGCGATTCGACGGGCCGGCCATGCTGCTTGGCCGATCGGACGGGTGATCCCCGGGTCCGGTCGCTGCCAGCTCCGTTGA
- a CDS encoding sensor histidine kinase: MNLPPAASDRVGRLGAAGWPGPVLVALGGLVATGLLVHTLVRLDREQAARTLQQVVHGCCKQVEARLDALVARLSLAEYLLVHRGPPDERAWQAWFDARVRDAFPEVLALAYCPQSMLPEAADLDDRRPIPLVSYATRDPVADDPGGMARTIEIHKGDPGDLIATLEEARSLGSPRLSAFLDAGLKPGMLWMLLPVPADGTHLPDSGNLAGMLMAMLDPRVLEGGMSPAVQRRWRVQRSDNTWQGPPDSWRQAQVPGRVAITETTRSWWLGRQFEYAFWLPAASFRDRVQSRAGAAALFGVAGTGFLTGLVWIQSRTRRDQVSTALQLRAANERLATVTRERERLSRDLHDGTIQSIYAMGFDLQRVRAILEDDPSEARDEITRILSGLNEVVTELREFILQAEPAGAEPQRVDAVLRSLVGRIRRNTKAEVSLDLAPEAATLVPPQQALDLLQIVREAVTNSIRHAFPRQIGIALTRDGRDWRLTIADDGAGFDSQRIPGRPGHGLHNLQERANELGGDCVIVSVPGTGTAVRVIFPVLGDPDAPGEV, from the coding sequence ATGAACCTTCCTCCTGCGGCCTCCGACCGGGTGGGGCGACTCGGCGCGGCGGGATGGCCCGGCCCCGTGCTGGTGGCCCTGGGTGGACTGGTGGCGACCGGGCTGTTGGTGCACACGCTGGTCCGATTGGATCGAGAGCAGGCCGCTCGCACGTTGCAGCAGGTGGTCCACGGGTGTTGCAAGCAGGTGGAGGCGCGCCTGGATGCTCTGGTCGCCCGATTGTCCTTGGCCGAGTACCTGCTGGTGCACCGCGGCCCCCCCGACGAACGGGCGTGGCAGGCCTGGTTTGACGCCCGTGTCCGCGATGCGTTTCCCGAGGTCCTCGCGCTGGCCTACTGCCCGCAGTCCATGCTTCCCGAGGCGGCCGATCTGGATGACCGCCGGCCGATCCCCCTCGTCTCGTACGCGACCCGTGATCCAGTGGCAGATGACCCGGGTGGGATGGCCCGGACGATTGAGATCCACAAGGGTGATCCGGGCGATCTGATCGCAACGCTTGAGGAGGCGCGGTCACTGGGATCCCCGCGACTCAGCGCGTTTCTGGACGCCGGATTGAAGCCGGGGATGCTCTGGATGCTGCTTCCCGTGCCGGCGGACGGAACCCACCTGCCGGATTCCGGAAATCTGGCCGGCATGCTGATGGCCATGCTGGATCCACGGGTGCTGGAGGGCGGCATGTCGCCGGCAGTGCAGCGGCGCTGGCGCGTTCAGCGCTCCGACAACACATGGCAGGGACCTCCGGATTCCTGGAGACAGGCGCAGGTGCCGGGCCGGGTGGCCATCACCGAAACGACGCGAAGTTGGTGGCTCGGCAGGCAATTCGAGTACGCCTTTTGGCTGCCTGCGGCGTCTTTCCGGGATCGGGTCCAGTCCCGTGCGGGCGCAGCCGCCTTGTTCGGGGTCGCCGGGACCGGATTCCTCACCGGCCTGGTGTGGATTCAGAGCCGGACCCGCCGGGACCAGGTGTCCACGGCCCTGCAGCTCCGCGCGGCGAATGAACGGCTGGCGACGGTGACCCGCGAGCGGGAACGCCTCAGCCGGGACCTTCATGACGGGACAATCCAGAGCATTTACGCAATGGGCTTCGACCTGCAGCGCGTTCGGGCCATCCTCGAAGACGACCCGTCGGAAGCCCGGGACGAAATCACGCGGATCCTGTCCGGCCTGAACGAGGTGGTGACGGAGCTCCGCGAGTTCATTCTGCAGGCGGAACCGGCAGGAGCGGAGCCACAGCGCGTGGACGCCGTGCTGCGATCCCTGGTGGGGCGAATCCGACGCAACACCAAAGCAGAAGTCAGCCTCGATCTGGCCCCCGAGGCCGCCACCCTTGTGCCCCCGCAACAGGCCCTCGACCTCCTCCAGATCGTTCGCGAGGCGGTGACGAACAGCATTCGTCACGCCTTCCCACGCCAGATCGGCATTGCACTGACACGCGATGGCCGGGACTGGAGGTTGACGATCGCGGACGACGGCGCCGGTTTTGATTCGCAACGAATTCCTGGGCGTCCGGGACACGGCCTGCATAACCTTCAGGAGCGCGCCAACGAACTGGGCGGCGACTGTGTGATTGTCTCCGTTCCCGGCACCGGCACCGCCGTTCGGGTCATTTTTCCGGTGCTCGGGGACCCCGATGCCCCCGGGGAGGTCTGA
- a CDS encoding response regulator transcription factor translates to MPASNRILSAPRPARPDGIRVLLVDDHEIVRIGLRTVLSRDPRFQVVGEAETASGALDQALRLKPDVVLLDLRLPDRSGVDVCRELKQRGSRPSVLCLTSYADERTILAAMDAGADGYLLKEVDGLNIGDAIETIARGGSVMDPRVTRRFLSAVRDPGGGTIQLRRQLERISPQERRVMDLVANGKTNKEIAEALRLRAGTVRNYLATIFQKLGVARRAEAVALWIRANEGSDHRDDDPRNPI, encoded by the coding sequence ATGCCTGCTTCCAATCGAATCCTGTCCGCCCCGCGTCCGGCCCGCCCGGACGGCATCCGGGTCCTGCTTGTGGATGACCATGAGATTGTCCGCATCGGCCTGCGCACCGTCCTGAGCCGGGATCCACGCTTTCAGGTCGTCGGGGAAGCCGAGACCGCATCCGGCGCCCTCGATCAAGCCCTCCGGCTGAAGCCCGACGTCGTCCTGTTGGACCTGCGGCTGCCCGATCGGTCCGGCGTGGATGTCTGCCGGGAACTCAAACAGCGGGGATCGCGGCCCAGTGTGCTGTGCCTCACCTCCTATGCGGACGAGCGCACGATTCTGGCCGCCATGGACGCCGGAGCGGACGGCTATCTGCTCAAGGAAGTGGACGGACTCAACATCGGCGATGCCATCGAGACGATCGCCCGCGGCGGCTCGGTGATGGATCCGCGAGTCACCCGCCGCTTCCTGAGCGCCGTCCGGGATCCAGGCGGGGGCACCATCCAGCTTCGACGCCAGCTGGAACGGATCTCCCCCCAGGAGCGGCGGGTGATGGACCTGGTGGCGAATGGCAAGACGAACAAGGAAATCGCCGAGGCGCTCAGGCTGCGCGCTGGAACGGTCCGCAATTACTTGGCGACCATCTTCCAGAAGCTGGGAGTCGCGCGCCGGGCCGAGGCCGTCGCCCTGTGGATCCGTGCCAACGAGGGATCCGATCACCGGGACGATGACCCCCGAAATCCCATTTAG
- a CDS encoding PQQ-binding-like beta-propeller repeat protein, with product MKRLAVVLLILSAGLRPAGAAVSGWLSWRGPLATSVSLETNLPVKLDGLRPLWTADFPGQSTPVIAGDRLYINGYLGDDASLQETLRCYDAGTGRLLWEHRESDFLSDTIYLRYSTSSPTIDPETGNVYVQFTQGIFAAFTAEGELLWKHSMMEEFGRLTFPNSRTGSPVVDRELVITRGIMSAWGAHGAAGDRFYAFDTKTGELVWSSAPGGRPQDNTFSHPILDFWNGRRVLYSAGGDSTILALNARTGEPIWRFPFAKAGAKGGINASLIRFGDTLIAVHESENLDSSEIGRMAAFRIPAPSEVRPTNALSPVEFSAEQLEVWRNHIGSLASSPVLVGDTVYEVTGTGDLAAINARTGDVLWKKKLAIEQRQSTPLYANGHLYVAMYIASEGAETAGEESGAHGDLWVLKPGADGAEVVSRVALEGRCYGSPVGFNGRLYLQTDRKLYAWGPATPSAGLSGPPEPAPWPAPGPAAQLQIIPYEVLLRPGQTQSFRIRVLDANGFTVRESVDPSAARWEPYIPPTALVRATLNATVNSSGQLVADTSPVGSAGQFKATWASPDGREVSGFMKGRILPYPPVTFDFEEFELSNTTTNTIEPPTSFAYPPLPWNSARFRFEVRNQTDAAGAASKALVKTIENKLFQRGQIFFGFPTASNYTIEADILSEGNRRKMSEGGLINQRYAVILKGNSQELEVNSNQERLKVATPFRWSPNTWYRLKVRVDENPDGSGVVRGKAWKRGDPEPGAWTAEVAVPRVHRNGSPGLFGFAPQEMRVAFDNISVTPN from the coding sequence ATGAAGCGTCTTGCTGTCGTCCTATTGATTCTTTCGGCGGGACTCCGTCCCGCGGGTGCCGCCGTGAGCGGATGGCTGAGCTGGCGCGGACCTCTGGCGACCTCGGTCTCCCTCGAGACCAATCTGCCGGTGAAGCTCGACGGACTAAGGCCGCTTTGGACCGCTGACTTCCCAGGGCAAAGCACACCGGTGATTGCCGGGGACCGGCTCTACATCAACGGGTATCTCGGCGACGATGCGTCCCTGCAAGAGACCCTCCGCTGCTACGATGCCGGCACCGGGCGCCTGCTGTGGGAGCACCGGGAGAGCGACTTTCTGTCGGACACGATCTACCTGCGCTATTCGACCTCGTCTCCGACGATTGATCCCGAAACCGGCAATGTGTACGTGCAGTTTACGCAGGGAATTTTCGCCGCCTTCACTGCGGAGGGGGAATTGCTGTGGAAGCACTCGATGATGGAGGAGTTCGGCCGCCTGACGTTCCCGAACTCGCGCACCGGATCTCCAGTGGTGGATCGCGAGCTGGTCATCACCCGCGGCATCATGAGCGCCTGGGGGGCCCACGGGGCCGCCGGGGACCGGTTTTACGCGTTCGACACAAAGACCGGCGAGCTGGTGTGGAGCTCGGCTCCGGGGGGGCGTCCGCAGGACAACACCTTCTCCCATCCCATCCTGGATTTCTGGAACGGTCGGCGGGTGCTGTACAGCGCGGGCGGGGACAGCACGATCCTTGCGCTGAACGCCCGAACCGGCGAGCCGATCTGGCGGTTTCCCTTCGCCAAAGCCGGGGCCAAGGGGGGAATCAATGCCTCGCTGATCCGCTTTGGCGACACCCTCATTGCGGTGCATGAGTCGGAGAACCTCGACTCCTCGGAGATCGGGCGGATGGCGGCGTTTCGCATCCCGGCACCCTCGGAAGTCCGCCCCACAAACGCCCTTTCGCCGGTCGAGTTCAGTGCGGAGCAACTTGAGGTGTGGCGCAACCACATCGGATCCCTCGCCAGCTCGCCGGTGCTCGTCGGTGACACCGTGTACGAAGTCACCGGGACGGGCGATCTCGCGGCAATCAATGCCCGTACAGGCGACGTCCTGTGGAAAAAGAAGCTGGCCATTGAGCAGCGTCAGAGCACGCCCCTGTACGCCAACGGTCACCTCTACGTTGCGATGTACATCGCCTCCGAGGGTGCGGAGACGGCAGGCGAGGAGTCCGGAGCCCATGGGGACCTGTGGGTGCTGAAGCCGGGTGCCGACGGCGCCGAGGTGGTGAGTCGCGTGGCGCTCGAAGGCCGGTGCTACGGTTCGCCGGTCGGTTTCAACGGGCGCCTGTACCTGCAGACGGATCGCAAACTCTACGCATGGGGACCCGCCACGCCTTCAGCCGGTCTTTCGGGCCCTCCGGAACCCGCGCCATGGCCGGCTCCCGGTCCCGCCGCGCAGCTTCAGATCATTCCCTACGAAGTGCTCCTGCGTCCGGGTCAGACGCAGTCGTTCCGGATCCGGGTGCTGGACGCCAACGGGTTCACCGTCCGGGAGTCTGTGGATCCCTCCGCGGCCCGATGGGAGCCCTACATTCCCCCGACGGCCCTAGTCCGCGCGACGTTGAATGCCACGGTCAACAGCTCGGGTCAGCTGGTGGCGGACACCTCCCCGGTGGGCAGCGCCGGTCAGTTCAAGGCGACCTGGGCATCACCGGATGGCCGCGAGGTTTCAGGTTTCATGAAGGGCCGTATCCTTCCCTATCCACCGGTGACTTTCGACTTCGAGGAATTCGAGCTGTCCAACACGACCACCAACACGATTGAGCCACCGACGTCGTTTGCCTACCCCCCCCTCCCGTGGAATTCGGCCCGGTTCCGGTTCGAGGTTCGCAACCAAACCGACGCTGCGGGGGCCGCCAGCAAGGCGTTGGTGAAAACCATCGAGAACAAACTGTTTCAACGAGGCCAGATCTTCTTTGGGTTCCCGACCGCCTCCAACTACACCATTGAGGCCGACATCCTGAGCGAGGGCAACCGTCGCAAAATGTCGGAAGGCGGGCTCATCAACCAGCGCTACGCGGTGATCCTGAAGGGCAACTCCCAGGAACTGGAGGTCAATTCCAATCAGGAGCGTCTGAAGGTCGCCACGCCTTTCCGGTGGTCCCCGAACACCTGGTACCGGCTCAAGGTCCGTGTGGACGAGAATCCCGACGGCAGCGGCGTCGTGCGCGGCAAGGCCTGGAAGCGCGGCGACCCCGAGCCCGGGGCCTGGACCGCCGAGGTGGCCGTGCCTCGGGTTCACCGCAACGGATCCCCGGGCCTTTTTGGCTTCGCTCCCCAGGAAATGCGGGTGGCCTTCGACAACATCTCCGTGACTCCCAATTGA
- a CDS encoding PQQ-binding-like beta-propeller repeat protein: MMKILPLLTLPLLASGFASRADDWPQWGGNDPGRNMYSPARGLPDRFDPGRMKPGTEEIAMDTTKNVRWVAKLGSQSYANPVVSGGRVFVGTNNESPRDRRHLGDRSVLYAFDENSGDFLWQLVVPKLKSGKVNDWENLGLLSAPLVVGNRLWVVTSRCEVLCLDTEGMANGNDGPYKDEALYVTLDTGKPPVEPGPKDADIIWRYDMMEELGAFPHNASNCSVILVDGKLFVCTSNGQDWTHVNIPSPNSPSFIALDPETGELLGEDNAGIGHRIYHGQWSSPSAGRVDGRWQVYFGGGDGVLYAFGTTPEKGSGQPMVKVFPNQPDQIEDSEVDYIKKIWWVDCVPPEYKTRNGRPIKYPAADGPSEINSTPVFYDGRVYVAIGQDPEHGEGVGRLVCVDPSGKTGDITEGGIVWDYKGIKRSISTVSVDPGNGLLFIGDFSGYVHCLDVRTGKLHWIYDMKAHMWGSTFVADGKVYVGDEDGDFVVLASKAGDKATLISETNLGAPIYGTPIVANNTLYIMSQTHLYAVGADARPVGTDAPKENEVGTK, from the coding sequence ATGATGAAGATCCTCCCCCTCCTGACCCTCCCGCTGCTGGCCTCCGGATTCGCCTCCCGCGCCGACGACTGGCCCCAGTGGGGCGGCAACGATCCGGGCCGCAACATGTATTCGCCGGCCCGGGGTCTGCCCGACCGGTTCGATCCGGGCCGCATGAAGCCGGGCACTGAGGAGATCGCCATGGACACCACGAAGAACGTTCGGTGGGTCGCCAAGCTGGGCTCCCAAAGCTATGCCAATCCGGTGGTGTCCGGCGGCAGGGTCTTCGTAGGCACCAACAATGAGTCCCCCCGGGACCGCCGGCACCTCGGGGATCGCAGCGTGCTGTACGCGTTCGATGAGAATTCGGGCGACTTCCTCTGGCAGCTGGTGGTGCCGAAACTCAAGTCGGGGAAGGTCAATGACTGGGAAAATCTCGGACTGCTCTCCGCGCCGCTCGTGGTGGGCAACCGGCTCTGGGTCGTCACCAGCCGCTGCGAGGTGCTCTGCCTCGACACAGAGGGCATGGCCAACGGGAATGACGGCCCGTACAAGGACGAGGCCCTGTACGTCACCCTCGACACCGGCAAACCGCCCGTCGAACCCGGGCCGAAGGACGCCGACATCATCTGGCGGTATGACATGATGGAAGAACTCGGCGCCTTTCCCCACAATGCGTCGAACTGCTCGGTGATCCTCGTGGATGGCAAGCTCTTCGTCTGCACCTCCAACGGACAGGATTGGACGCATGTGAACATCCCATCGCCCAACTCGCCCAGCTTCATTGCGCTCGACCCGGAGACCGGGGAACTGCTGGGGGAGGACAACGCCGGGATCGGACACCGGATCTATCACGGTCAGTGGTCGTCTCCCTCGGCGGGGAGGGTGGACGGGCGCTGGCAGGTGTACTTCGGGGGAGGGGACGGTGTCCTCTATGCATTTGGCACGACCCCGGAGAAGGGAAGCGGCCAGCCGATGGTCAAGGTGTTCCCAAACCAGCCGGACCAGATCGAGGATTCCGAGGTGGACTACATCAAGAAGATCTGGTGGGTGGACTGCGTGCCTCCCGAATACAAGACCCGCAATGGACGGCCGATCAAATACCCGGCGGCGGACGGCCCCAGCGAGATCAATTCCACGCCGGTGTTTTATGACGGACGCGTCTATGTGGCCATTGGCCAGGACCCGGAGCACGGCGAGGGCGTGGGACGTCTGGTTTGCGTGGATCCCTCCGGCAAAACCGGCGACATCACCGAAGGCGGCATCGTCTGGGACTACAAGGGCATCAAGCGCTCCATTTCCACGGTCAGCGTTGATCCCGGAAACGGTCTGTTGTTCATCGGCGATTTCTCGGGGTACGTCCATTGCCTGGATGTCAGGACCGGGAAGCTCCACTGGATCTACGACATGAAGGCGCACATGTGGGGTTCGACATTTGTGGCCGACGGCAAGGTGTATGTCGGGGATGAGGACGGGGATTTTGTGGTTCTGGCCTCGAAGGCCGGCGACAAGGCGACGCTGATCAGCGAGACCAACCTCGGCGCACCGATCTACGGCACGCCCATTGTGGCCAACAACACCCTTTACATCATGAGCCAGACCCACCTTTACGCCGTCGGCGCCGACGCAAGGCCGGTCGGCACCGACGCCCCCAAGGAGAACGAGGTGGGGACCAAGTAG
- the hoxE gene encoding bidirectional hydrogenase complex protein HoxE produces the protein MITTTHPPRGRRLQAALEHASGDKRFRILDTHLKRHQHRPDALIEILHRAQELFGYLEEDLLLYVAHALKLPPGRVYGVATFYHFFTLKPQGEHTCVVCLGTACYVKGAREILRAVEAAAGVPSGQTTPDKRVSLLSARCIGACGVAPAVVYDGTVSVRQTPELAADRIRQWRSHGSG, from the coding sequence ATGATCACAACGACCCATCCGCCCCGGGGCCGCCGCCTGCAGGCGGCCCTTGAGCACGCCAGCGGGGACAAGCGGTTCCGGATCCTGGACACGCACCTCAAGCGCCATCAACACCGTCCGGATGCCCTGATCGAGATCCTTCATCGGGCCCAGGAGTTGTTCGGATACCTTGAGGAGGATCTGCTGCTGTATGTGGCACACGCGCTGAAGCTGCCGCCCGGACGGGTGTATGGGGTCGCCACCTTCTACCACTTCTTTACCCTCAAGCCCCAGGGAGAACACACCTGCGTCGTCTGCCTCGGCACGGCCTGCTACGTCAAGGGTGCGAGGGAAATCCTGAGGGCGGTCGAGGCGGCGGCCGGTGTCCCGTCGGGACAGACGACGCCCGACAAGCGGGTTTCCCTGCTCTCCGCCCGCTGCATCGGTGCGTGCGGAGTGGCGCCCGCGGTGGTTTATGACGGAACGGTGTCCGTCCGACAGACTCCGGAGCTGGCTGCGGATCGGATCCGGCAATGGAGGTCCCATGGATCTGGCTGA